In Glandiceps talaboti chromosome 4, keGlaTala1.1, whole genome shotgun sequence, a single window of DNA contains:
- the LOC144433878 gene encoding U1 small nuclear ribonucleoprotein A-like yields MENRPNNTIYINNLNEKIKKDELKKSLYAIFSQFGQILDIVAMKTLKMRGQAFVIFKELGSATNALRSMQGFPFYDKPMRIGYSKTDSDLIAKMKGTYVERKREKKKPEEKPVKVVKKTKQPPPVAAAAVPVPQPGMPGQMPGMGQPGMGGMPPLMGQPPPMQQAPGGAQPMQEQPPNNILFLTNLPEETNETMLQMLFNQFQAFKEVRLVPGRHDIAFVEFENETQAGVAKDALQGFKITPTNAMKISFAKK; encoded by the exons ATGGAAAATCGACCAAATAATACCATTTACATCAACAACCTAAATGAGAAGATTAAGAAGGATG AACTGAAGAAGTCACTATATGCAATATTTTCCCAGTTTGGTCAAATCCTTGACATTGTTGCAATGAAAACACTCAAGATGAGGGGACAGGCATTTGTTATATTTAAAGAATTGGGAAGTGCAACCAATGCACTGAGATCCATGCAAGGTTTCCCCTTCTATGACAAACCAATG AGGATAGGATATTCTAAGACAGACTCTGACCTCATTGCTAAAATGAAAGGAACATACGTGGAAAGGAAGAGAGAGAAGAAGAAGCCAGAAGAAAAACCTGTCAAAG TTGTGAAGAAGACAAAGCAACCACCACCAGTTGCTGCAGCAGCTGTACCTGTACCACAACCTGGAATGCCAGGACAGATGCCAGGAATGGGTCAGCCCGGAATGGGTGGTATGCCACCACTAATGGGACAACCACCACCAATGCAACAAG CACCAGGAGGAGCACAACCAATGCAGGAACaaccaccaaacaatattttattcttaACCAACTTACCAGAAGAGACAAATGAAACGATGTTGCAGATGTTGTTTAACCA GTTCCAAGCCTTCAAAGAAGTTCGTCTTGTGCCAGGTCGTCATGACATTGCGTTTGTAGAATTTGAAAATGAGACGCAAGCAGGAGTTGCCAAAGATGCTCTACAAGGCTTCAAAATCACGCCAACGAATGCCATGAAAATCTCTTTTGCCAAGAAGTAA